A portion of the Persephonella sp. genome contains these proteins:
- a CDS encoding CsgG/HfaB family protein yields MKKQWKGGFFTLLLIVLGIYLTGCGAGVTTTSVQTTEQNLNEAVKYEGPKARIAVANFKCKAAKCGGRIGAGIRDMLVDALVRTGKFIVLERGEGLEEIKKELELGQSGLVQPGKAPQVGMMEGADILVVGSIVAFEPNAGGIKGGIGGLIPKVPLLGGVKIGKEEAYIAINLRFIDVRTGRIINSTRVEGKASSFNVGGLGGGILGTIPLGGGLEVYRNTPMEKAVMVLIDNAVKAVEKFVPENYYRYQGSQTTQPKTQPVSTTQPTTQITQAPQTQQEPQKQGKLIFSEDFESYGIGQTPPIGQFTGNNASVVTIVDMNKRITKAVALKGGGKICNKNLQLKDFILETDYSVVHNYCDAGYIYLRVRENPLIAYRVHVSGCGEFSIEKLAGNSSVQIANIKVKDVKPINNWTHVKIIVNNTNLKVYANNRLVIDINDNDPNMNYAGYICFERRMEDVNHDNIKVYSLE; encoded by the coding sequence ATGAAAAAACAGTGGAAAGGGGGTTTTTTTACTTTACTTCTTATTGTATTAGGTATATATCTAACTGGGTGTGGTGCCGGGGTCACAACAACATCTGTTCAAACAACAGAGCAAAATCTTAATGAAGCTGTTAAATACGAAGGACCGAAAGCAAGAATAGCCGTCGCAAACTTTAAGTGTAAAGCAGCAAAATGCGGCGGGAGAATAGGTGCCGGCATAAGGGATATGCTTGTTGATGCACTTGTAAGAACTGGAAAATTTATCGTTCTTGAAAGGGGAGAAGGTCTTGAGGAGATAAAAAAAGAGCTTGAGCTCGGTCAGTCAGGTCTTGTCCAGCCAGGTAAAGCACCTCAGGTTGGAATGATGGAAGGTGCTGACATACTTGTTGTCGGTTCAATAGTTGCCTTTGAACCTAATGCAGGAGGAATAAAAGGGGGCATTGGTGGTCTAATACCTAAAGTTCCTCTCTTAGGGGGAGTTAAGATCGGAAAAGAGGAAGCATACATAGCTATAAACCTAAGATTTATAGATGTAAGAACAGGGAGAATAATAAACTCAACAAGAGTTGAAGGAAAGGCATCAAGCTTTAATGTGGGAGGATTAGGTGGAGGAATACTGGGAACTATTCCTTTAGGTGGCGGATTAGAGGTTTACAGAAATACGCCTATGGAAAAAGCTGTTATGGTTCTGATTGACAACGCTGTGAAAGCTGTAGAAAAGTTCGTTCCGGAAAACTATTACAGATACCAAGGAAGTCAAACAACACAACCTAAAACACAGCCAGTTTCAACAACACAACCAACAACACAAATAACACAAGCTCCCCAGACACAGCAAGAACCACAAAAGCAGGGAAAATTAATTTTTTCTGAAGATTTTGAAAGCTATGGAATTGGACAGACACCTCCTATAGGTCAATTTACAGGAAATAATGCCAGTGTTGTAACAATTGTAGATATGAACAAAAGAATAACAAAAGCTGTAGCTTTAAAAGGAGGAGGCAAGATCTGTAATAAAAATCTTCAGCTAAAGGACTTTATTCTTGAAACAGATTATAGTGTTGTGCATAATTACTGTGATGCCGGATATATATATCTTAGAGTCAGAGAAAATCCGCTTATAGCTTATAGAGTTCATGTTTCAGGATGTGGGGAGTTTTCTATTGAGAAATTAGCTGGAAACAGTTCTGTTCAAATTGCAAATATAAAGGTAAAAGATGTAAAGCCTATAAACAACTGGACCCACGTGAAAATTATTGTAAACAATACGAATCTTAAAGTTTATGCAAATAACAGACTTGTAATTGATATTAATGACAACGATCCAAACATGAACTATGCAGGATATATATGTTTTGAAAGAAGAATGGAAGATGTAAATCACGATAACATTAAAGTTTACAGCCTTGAATAA